GCAGACTTCTTAGATGTCACAGTATTAACCAACAAAACATAGCTTGACGGAAAACCCAATACAAAGCATTCCAAATCATGGAAATAGTATTGAACCTCATGCAGTATGCGATCCGTAAAGAACACAACACTCATTAATTGTTAAATGTTAATTTAATCATGGGGGTCACACGTAAACCACACAATTTGCTATGCTACTGCCTCTCTAGTTTCTCTCATACTTGTCAAGACTTGTGAAGAACTTTGTGTCCCAGTCCATCCATGTTCTGCACTGGGACTTGCATGAAAAAAAAAGCTTAGGATTCTGATTACCATAATGGTAGCGGTGCAAACAAGTCATTGTCTCAGTATGTGAAACACATTGTTCAGTGCTTGGACCATCTTCCTCTCTGAAAGGCCATTTTCCATTCAATGCTCCATGACACATCCTGAGAAAGACTTTTGAGGGGAGGATCTCAGCAGCTACAGTATTTAAGCTGTGGATGCAGAAGCTTAAGAAGTAATTTTCAAAGAAAGAAAGATGTCTACATTTTGGCTTTacttgtgtgtaattatgcaggttTCCTGGAATGTACCCGTTTATTCACTGAAAACTCCTGGACATTTGCTAGTGCAAAACAAGATAGGAATAGCTGGGGAAGCCAATAACTTTATCAAGAAGCAAAGGCCAGAACGGATGGATTATGCCCTTGAGATACTTGACAATGACAGATGGTCAAAGGGGCAGGATATTCTAAGACACCATCGGTCACAATGCAACTACATAAACCAGTCATGGACACAGTGGCAAGGTTCAACTGATAGTAAAGACCCCGACTCTGTGTATCTGCTCAAAGTCTTCACTGGACCTCTCAAGCCAATATTCCTCCAGAAAAACCTTCTACAGTACATGAGCAGGATCTACAGGTGCTGTAAGCTTGGATTCAGATGCAGAAAGGTAAAGGGTCTCCAAGGAACATTAGATAAGGGTAAGCACTCTTAGTATTCCTTCTCATACTTCTTAACTGGTACTGGGCTCTGTTGGATCAGAGAGTTTATTACAAATGATGGTCTGTATATGCTCAGTGTATGTG
This region of Ranitomeya imitator isolate aRanImi1 chromosome 1, aRanImi1.pri, whole genome shotgun sequence genomic DNA includes:
- the LOC138657753 gene encoding uncharacterized protein, which encodes MSTFWLYLCVIMQVSWNVPVYSLKTPGHLLVQNKIGIAGEANNFIKKQRPERMDYALEILDNDRWSKGQDILRHHRSQCNYINQSWTQWQGSTDSKDPDSVYLLKVFTGPLKPIFLQKNLLQYMSRIYRCCKLGFRCRKVKGLQGTLDKGGNEAAFYVDLDIFSLSIHRAELHFELLAEEQVTVIPVLNMNGLRHSSFTQIRRGHIIDLTLDVMFILQALKEKEMVETMTEDVTELSLSLHCIQNDLHVPCNRHGVTLLHHPFIALQYQY